In Camelina sativa cultivar DH55 chromosome 17, Cs, whole genome shotgun sequence, the genomic stretch ATGTCATTACAGTTCAAGTTTACATCAAATTTCCAAAATAGCCCAAAGCGTTTGGTGAGCCCAAGGTTCGACACCTAGCGTTAGCATATGGACTTGATTGCGAATTTGTAAACAATTAATGAAAGTGAAATGCAAACCACCACGAAGAGAGAGAATTAAAAGATCCTAAACCATCTCTTACCGGGAACACTCGCCGGAGAATACGTACGGAATCAACAACCGTCTCCGGGATAGACTCCATTACCGGCCGATTCCATCAATTCGTAGTCCGTTTTCGATTTTCCCAGAGGcattgattctctctctctctctttcttttctcgtCGTTTCGAAACCAGCTCATCTTTGATCGATCCTTCGAAGATCGGGTTTTAATTTCCCGGGAATTAGGTTCTGGAAAAAATCCGTCTGTTCTCTCTGGTGTGTTCATTGAAGGGGTGAATTAGGCgtctgagagagagaagggattTTGATTGAACTATGAGCACTCAGAAGCAGGTGGTGACTCTTCGGGACCTGGTAGAGGAAGCTAAGAAACGAATTGTAATCGTGGTGATATGCGTCGTAGGACTGTCTTACCTCATGTCGCGTAAGTTTATTTGATCGCTACTAtgaatctttgtttattttcagtAGTGGTTCAGTAGCTACTTATGTGTTCAGCAATCTCTAATGAATACACTCACGTTTGCAGTGACAAGCTCATCGGTTTGGGTCAATCTCCCTGCTGCTGCGTGTTTGATCATCCTCCTTCGTTATTTCTCATTCGATATTGAAATGAAAAGGAAAGCTGCAGCTTACAACAACAAACCGCCTTCTCTCAATGCACCAACGTTAAATAAAACACCTGACCTTCCTAAAGCAGCTCCACGGTCTGACTGGAGAAGCAAAGTGAACTCTCAGGTTGTTGAGGATGCGATTGATCACTTCACCCGTCACCTCGTTTCTGAATGGGTACTGGATCTCTGGTACTCTCGCATAACACCGGATAAACAAGGTCCTGATGAACTGGTGTTTATCATTAACGATGTTCTTGGGGAAATTTCACGGCGGTTTAGAAATGTTAATCTTATTGATCTGTTGACaaggtttgttatttttttagtgtCTCAAGTCTcatattgagtttttttgttaagGTTTGTTATTCCATgaaactaaaccttctttgtatTGATTTAGGGATCTAATTGATATTGTATGTCGTCGTGTGGAGCTTTTCCGCGAGTGTCAAGCAAAGATTGAGAGACAACAAAAGAGAAGCCTCAGTTTTGAAGACCGCGACTCTGAACTAAGACGTGTGATGGCCGCAGACGATAAATTGCACCCTGCATTGTTTTCTCCTGAATCCGAGCATAAGGTTTACTGTTGCGACAAGCTgttatacagatttttatgttGGATGTTTTACCACTTTATTGCTGTCAGGTGGTGATACTATGGTCTCTATTTGGCAGGTTCTGCAGCATATAATGAACAGTCTCATTTCACTAACATTTAGGCCAGAGGATCTGCACTGTGCTTTTTTCCACTATACCCTGAGGGAGCTTCTTGCTTGCTGTGTGATTCGACCAGTCCTAAATCTAGCCAATCCTCGGTAAACTATTACCTCTCTTACACCACATTCTGCCCCTCTTATTCTCGCCTCAATGGTACTTATTCTGTGTACCAGGTTCATAAATGAGAGGATTGAGGGTGCTGTAATGTCAAGGATTAAAACTAGTAACAGATCTAGTGCTGCAGAAGAGGCTTCTCCATCTGAGGATCTCTCAGATCTTTCTCCTGATCATTTTTCTAGATATTTGGACCCTTCTGTCACAGGTGTTGAGCTTGTGAATTTGAAAAATGAACAGCAGAAAAATTCTAAAAGGAAAAGCGCTACAGATAAACAGCATTTAACAGATTTATCGAAAGATCNttgttatttttttagtgtCTCAAGTCTcatattgagtttttttgttaagGTTTGTTATTCCATgaaactaaaccttctttgtatTGATTTAGGGATCTAATTGATATTGTATGTCGTCGTGTGGAGCTTTTCCGCGAGTGTCAAGCAAAGATTGAGAGACAACAAAAGAGAAGCCTCAGTTTTGAAGACCGCGACTCTGAACTAAGACGTGTGATGGCCGCAGACGATAAATTGCACCCTGCATTGTTTTCTCCTGAATCCGAGCATAAGGTTTACTGTTGCGACAAGCTgttatacagatttttatgttGGATGTTTTACCACTTTATTGCTGTCAGGTGGTGATACTATGGTCTCTATTTGGCAGGTTCTGCAGCATATAATGAACAGTCTCATTTCACTAACATTTAGGCCAGAGGATCTGCACTGTGCTTTTTTCCACTATACCCTGAGGGAGCTTCTTGCTTGCTGTGTGATTCGACCAGTCCTAAATCTAGCCAATCCTCGGTAAACTATTACCTCTCTTACACCACATTCTGCCCCTCTTATTCTCGCCTCAATGGTACTTATTCTGTGTACCAGGTTCATAAATGAGAGGATTGAGGGTGCTGTAATGTCAAGGATTAAAACTAGTAACAGATCTAGTGCTGCAGAAGAGGCTTCTCCATCTGAGGATCTCTCAGATCTTTCTCCTGATCATTTTTCTAGATATTTGGACCCTTCTGTCACAGGTGTTGAGCTTGTGAATTTGAAAAATGAACAGCAGAAAAATTCTAAAAGGAAAAGCGCTACAGATAAACAGCATTTAACAGATTTATCGAAAGATCCATTGCTTTCTTTGGACACCCAATCTTCCCGGTCGTGGAACTCCTTACCCTCAACGTCCAAAATAGGTGATGGTAGTAAACATCCTCAAGGACATAGAGGAGGAGAGGGATGGGGTGACGTGTTAGACATGATGTCACAAAGGAAAACTGCGAACCTTGCTCCTGAGCATCTGGAAAGCGTGTGGGCAAAGGGAAGAAACTAtaaaaagaaggaagatgagAAAGTTGTTGAGCGCGTGCCCCCGAGATGGTCTAGCAAGGAATCGAGCAACGATGGCTATTTAAGTGAAAACACTGCGAATTCAAGAATCTCCAATCAGCCTAAAGTCGTAAATACAGAGAGTCACTTATCAAGTTATTCCTCTGCTGAAGAGGACGAGGAGCAAACAAAGAGTAGTCATTCTTCTACATCCGAAGATGAGGAAACGGTAACAGGTCTAAACAGTCCTGGGACTCGAGTCTGGGATGGTcgaacaaagaaaaatcttgcTGTTTCACGGATACATCATCCACTTGAAAATTCTGGCCACTCTTTCAAAAAGACCAGTAAAGGGCATGGACGTTATCAGCAAGGACCCAGACATCAATCTGGCAGGAAGAGATCCAGAATTTCTGGACACAtcatagatgatgatgatagcaaTGATTCTGAAGATGGTTCATTGGCTAGATCATTCAGTGGAATGTCTGCAACGTCATCTGCATCATACGTTTCAGCGGCAGAAAGTGATGTTCCCAATGCTCCTAAAAGTTCTTTGTTGGTTGATTCCTTTGCCAAGTTGAGATGTCAGGTACAATTATATATCGGTTGGGCATCCAAACATTCGTAAATCTGCAGACAGTTATGTTCGTATGTAGTATCATACGATGGATGATTTTAGGTTCTTCTTGCAGGTTCTGGGTGCCAATATTGTGGAGGGTAGTTCTAAGATGTTTGCTGTGTATTCAATTGCAGTCACAGATGAAAGTAATCATAGCTGGTCGATCAAAAGAAGGTGATAGAAAGATACTGCTACGGATTTGATGTTGGCGCTTtctcttttaaacttttttatttatatgaactTTCAGATTTCGACATTTTGAGGAGCTTCACCGGCGGCTTAAAGTTTTTCCCGAGTACAATCTTCATTTACCGCCAAAGCATTTTCTATCAACAGGCGTGGACATACCTGTTATAAAAGAGCGCTGTGTACTACTTGATGAGTATATCAAGGTCAAACGCCATGTCTCTTGTTTTCTACTCTATGTTCATGCTTTTCATGGTGCTTATGTAtatgaattttttgtttttttgtgtttttgttctactggatttgtttttttgatgagTAGTTTAACTGTGAATAAGCTTTTGTGTTTTCATATTCTGGTAGTTAGTTTGGATTTTTCAGAAGCTAATACTGAGTGTTCTTATGCATGAAACGTCACCATCTACTGTTGTGTAATTGTTACTCTGAAGTAGAGTCAGGCCTGCTTTATCTACTAGAGTTatgcatttttttattcaaagtaAGATAGGGCTGATAGTTCTAATGCTTGATCCTTTGTTGTTGCTTTTCACACGTCGTCTATTCTTCCATGTTAActaaaatgtgaatgataactTTGCATTGAGGTGATTCCCCGGTTTTCCTTAATCTGCGAATTATCCTTTCTCTACTTTGCTCAGAAGCTTTTGCAGCTACAACGAATTTCAGGATCGATTGAAGTTTGGGACTTCCTCAGTGTGGATTCCCAGGTAGATTCTCTTCCGCTGACTCACAAATCTTTAGTGCTGACAAAATTTGACATGTAACTTGTTGCTGCTGTGCAGACTTATGCGTTCTCAAGCTCTTTTTCAATCATTGAGACACTAACAGGTGAGTAATCCACAACACAATTAGATTTTGATCTTAATAAGTTCGCTATAATTTACTGTCACCAGTAAATCATTTCAGTTAAACATGTCAGTAAGACATCTACTGTCGCTACAAATATGGGAAATATGACTGAGGCAACACCTGGTTCTCTTCCTTGGAGAGAAAATCCGAGTTCAGAGAATGGGAAACCGGGTCAACATTTAAGGAATAATGTAATGGTGGATGATGTGAAGTCAAAAGTGAAAACTCTTGGAAATGATCATATGAAGACGCCTTATTTAGATGTTAGAAATAGCAAAGAGAATGGCGGGCAAAAGGTGGGAACTCAACATGCTGATGATGTGGACTTTGCCGGTCTGCCCACCGAGGTATATGTAACATCCGCACCTAGTATCAGCcattcaaagattttgttttgtttttctgatgaTTCGGTCTTTTGCATTGTGGGAAAGTGGGAAAGCATGAGGACATTTCTTGTATTTCTGTATTAGTGTGTTTGTAATAACTTGTCTTTCGTGCAGTGGGTTCCTCCAAAGCTAACATTACCCCTACTAGACTTAGTAGATGTTGTCTTTCAACTCCAGGAGGGTGGGTGGATCAGGTACATAAATTTATAACCAGGAGCCAcactatttttctctttttgagtCAAGAAAGTGGAGTAAACCTGATCATCTATTTTTGCACATTACAAGGCGGAAAGCTTTTTGGGTTGCCAAACAGATACTTCAACTTGGGATGGGCGATGCATTGGACGATTGGGTACTTGAGAAAATCTGTCTTCTGCGGCGGGGAACTGTAGTTGCTTCTGGAATTCAACGGGTTGAACAGGTGAGAACCTCCACTTGAACTCCTTCTTTTTGCACAGTGAGAGGTAGTTGTGAAAGTCTCAGTTAAATAATGGAAAAAAGTATGCCTGACAGTGACATATCCCTGTGATGTCTCTGGCTTAGTTATATTTCAATCCATGGTTAGATTTGAAAGAGATATTTGGTATGACGTCTCAGATACTATGGCCGGATGGAATATTCATGACAAAGCATCCAAAACGGCAGCAACAATCCGGCAGTTCTGAGGAGGAGCAGCGACAAGAAGCGGAGAGGCGAGCGAAATTTGTTCATGAGCTGATGATTGGTAATGAGCTTCCTGTCATCTTATATTTTTCTCATCAGTGATATCTAAGCGTAATTGAATTATAAATGTTTGAATTAACCGTCAACTCACAGAAAAAGCCCCAGCGACAATAGTGAGTCTTATAGGACAGAAGGAGTATGAACAATGTGCAGAGGATCTCTACTTCTTCCTCCAGGTAAACTTTTCACAATGTCTTGAAGTTTCAGATCTTGAGATGCTTAAGCTTAAGTGTTGGGTTTCATTGTTTGATTATTGTTGTTTCAGTCATCAGTGTGTCTGAAGCAATTGGCGTTTGACCTTTTGGAGTTGTTGCTACTCTCGGCATTTCCGGAAATGGAGCAAGCTTTCAAACAGTTGCACTACGAAAAGCACCTATTTGGTCAATATACACCACCAAACTGATTGATACTTTGGATTGCCCTTGTAAACTTATCTTCCATATTACATGGAGTTTTGCTAGAATTCTTTAAAAAGTAATACCACGCATGCATTTCGGTGATGTAAAGTCCATGAAACGATCTCGATTTAGAATAGCAGGCGATAAAGTAttaagagcaaaaaaaaaaacgaagtaGTTTCTCTTCCAAAACGAAAAAAGCTACATCAGAAGCAAGAAACAAATGGCAAAACGCAAACTGAACAATGCctaggaagaagaagcagctgCAGCCTTGTTTCTTGGGGTGGCTTGGGTACCTGATCCACACAATTCCATCAATCAGAACGAGCAAGATTTTGATTAAATAACATTGCTAGCTATACGGTGTGCAATGTAAGCTTTACCTTCTCTAAAGCCAGTCTTGAACCTGCGAGGGACATTGCGGAGATACCTCATCCTACCAGTTCCTGTTGTCTTTCTTCTAATTGCCTTCACGCTCCAGTTATCTACCCAcataatgaaatcataaatTCCAAGTATTCTttcacaaaattaaaactaGCCACAAAGTTCCCAAGACAGAGACAGAGATTGTACATGTCCTCTTGCGAGCAGCTGGATAAGCACAGGCCGAGCAACGACTCTTCTGGATGTGGAAACTACGGCGACCACATCTGACACACAGCGTGTGTGACTTGTTCCTCCTCTTACCAAAACTCCCTGTTCCCTTACCCTGCCATTTCCAAAGCACCAGTTATAACACGAAAGTGAAACATAACCTTACACGAAATGCGCAATAGATTACCATTGCCGCAGATGCAGGGGATTGATCAAACTTTGCTCTGTAGATATCTTTGCGGCTCCGAAAAGActtttagggttctttttttttttttttttttttctgtacaaAATGGATCTTAATCGGGTTACCGCCAAAAACATGGGCCTCTTTAAAGGGCTTGATGGGCCTAGTTCTCTGATATTCGCCTAAGTCAACTGGCGTGCATGAGCAGTGAGGGTGGCTGGCAATGATAGATAAGTAGGGGACCAATTTGAAACACTGCTTATCAATGTGATGACGATTGTTTACCTATAAAAGTggacaacacaaacaacaagatGACACCTTCTTAAAGTCTGACATATCAGCTTCCTTCTTCAACTACTAACATGCCACTGAATGAATGTTAGGTTTCGTTTTATGCTCTCCACAAGGTGAAATAAATATGGTTATCCTCTCAAAATTTTGAGCAGcaagaaagatgatgaaaccTTCAGCAAAATCAATTCAGAGAGTTGGTCGTTTCTTGAGGAAGACCCTTGGGAGCATCAAATCCACTATCTGCTCCCGTGATTACAAAAACTTACCTAACAACACTCCTCTCCTGAGCCCCTTCTCCTACAGTCGCCGCTGTCCAGAAGATTCCCAAACCAAAGGAACCTACACCGTTATTTGTTGTGACACGGCTGTGGCAGATAACACACTCAAGAAGAGTCTCAACGAACAACATAAAAAGAAACCGAAGAAAGTTGCAGCAGAGCCACTCGAGGATGCAAAGAAAAGAGGTGACGCGCTGGCGCAAAAGATGAAAGATCTCAACATGGTGGATCTACGAGACGTGGAGCATTCATTGGATGTTCGGGAAGCGCTTCGATGCTATTCAAGCATCAGAAGCCCTGTCTATCTTGACATTGTTGACAATTTCTTCACAGACATGTACTACGAGTTCTCTGATCCTCGCACCTCTGCCACTATCAATGGTTCAAGAAGAAAAGCAGGCTCCTTCAGGCTCTAAGTCCCTCTCGATCAGCTCTACACACAGCTTTGGTACATTCACCTGTCACCCTCAGTTTCTACGGTTCTACCTCATCTTGTAGAGTCAAGATTATTATGCTCCTATTATCAAACTATCAATGCAACATATTATCACCTTCAAGTTATGACTTATGACAACTCGAACAGTTTCTAATATACCTCAAGATATATGACAGCATACAACTCTGTTCATGACTGTACTCCATTATGATGTTAGGGTAGATAACATTATTCCATTTCATGAAAAATGGAGAAAGCAAACATATGTAGTAATAGAGAAGCGAAGTTATTCTCCTCCAAATATGATAGAAGTTACATCATCACACGATTATGATTATCTGTTTTAACTTCATAAATTTgcatattaaaaagtaaaaacacacTTGATGGGATAAAACGGAATCATTTCTTGCCGCTCTTCTTAAGTCCAGAACCTCCAAAGGATCCCTTCTGCGATGCCTTGGCTCTAAGCTCCTTAAGCGCctgttttatcattttcatacaaaataaaatggtTCAGGCTTTCGGTGATAAATAATCACTGTATGTCCATTTCATGTGAAAGAGACAGGCTAAAGAGTCTCTAACATCATTGAGTGgaaaacaaaggaaacaaaacatCCTAACAATAATGGCCGCCAATAGGCAAAATGGTCATCATTTCATCAGAGTAAGAAGAAACTAGTCCAAATCATCCggaaaatctataataaataCCTAAACTTACACACAGTTAATAAAATGACTCATCTTGTTGTAGTCACCAGGTAGAATGTCATAATTAGTGCCAGTTTTAATTAGTTGACAAAACTGACAAACAGACAAAGTGGCACATACTAATACATAACCTTACAAAAACCATGTCAATAATGTAAGATACCATCTTTGATTAGTATGCTATAGCTTTTTTCCATTTAGAGGGGAAAGGAGCCTAAAACATAGATGAAGTCTAACTAGATGCATTTATCCAATCCAAAACATCATATGAATAAACAAGAGTGGAAACACAAGCCAGAGCAACCAAAGTGGGAACTAACCTTTtcctcatctttcttcttctgaatgTTAGCTAAGTCGGTCTGCATTAACGCCAAACCAAAATTTCAGATATTAGAGTTCAATAAAAAGGTCTAAAATCATTGATCTACGAATAGTTGgtaaaaaatttcaacttgCTTCTTGCTTATAAAATCATTGAGTTTGGaacaagagagatgatgatTCTGTGTCATTTCAAGTTATTCGAACAATCAAAAACCAGATCCAGAAATCAATAACGTCGTTTAATTCCAGGtctaaagttaaaacaaaacaaaagaaaaactcttaaaaattaaaggggtttagtatttagagtcaCCTCGTCGTATTCCTTCTTATCAGCTTTAGGCTGCTTCAAAGGTTTCGCCTTTCCTCCTgtttaaaccccaaaaaaaaaaaaaaagattagcaGATCGTAACGAATCACGATATAACTCGTATATCAGAGAATTAAGAACCTAAATCATGAATAATCGGCAATACCTTGCTTAGACGACATGACTGGCTTTGGTGAGCTTAGCTAGGGTTCGAGATTGAGCTCAGAATTGGGGAAAAGGAGCTGAGAGTTGCAGACGATGATATCGAACGAATCTCCCAATCCCACTACGGGTATATTTATAATGAGTTCGTAATAACTCTACGCAACCCATTCAACGGGCTAAGACATATAATGGCCCGTTAAAAGGCCCACAAATTTCACTTATAGGCCCGCTACCTTTCTGGTCAACCTTAGGTCACCGTcgttaatattattattttttttaatgcgcGAACGAAATAACAAAATAGATTTTATCCTATATTGACCTCTATCTCTCTATTTaacagttataaaaaaaaaaaaaggggccTGCTCCATTCGATTCACTGGGAACCCCCAAAATCGCTGAAGAAAATAAAGTTGAAAAGACAACAAAATTAAGGGTTTTTCAAGATACTTCTTAAACAGAAGATAAGTTCCACAATAAGCCTGAAGTTGAAAGACACTTAGCTCATCTTCAGAGTGGCTCCTCTAAGTCCAACATAGGCTGTTTCCTCAAGTGTCCCTGAATCCCTTACTTCCTCCGCCGCCTTTTTTGGACCCAGAACCTCCACCTCCGCCTCCGCTCCCGTCCCCGTCACCAGATTCGTCGTCGTCATCGCCGCTAGTTCCCCCTTGAGCCTCTGACAGAAAGTCTTCCAAGGATTCCCTTCCCTCTACTTCAAATCTTCGGATAACTTTATGTGTCCCATTCTCCGGATAGATGAGGAAGACGTGTAAATCTTTCCCTGAAGCTCGCAGCTCCTCAAGAACAACTAGATAATCCTCGTCTCCAGCAATTAGAACCAGGAGTTCACCTCCTTGACTCCTTCGAATCCACCTCCGAATTTCATTCTTGATCTGACCGTCCGAGATTTGAGACGTCTTGGCTAATAAAGAAGCAAATCGTATAGACCAAATTAGGGGAATAATAACTCATATAGAAACTACTATAGACCAAATGAACTAAAACTACTATAAGCAAATCGTATAGACCAAATGAACTCATATAAGCAAATCGTATAGACCACATGAACTACAAATAAAACCTCACGTATTTTGCAATCAGTGAACATCAATATCTGGTTCTCTGTCAAGATTCCTGTAGGTTTCCCAACCAATTTTACGGCTGTCTTGGGAATCTGAAACTATCATTCTTATAGAAATCTCACACCCAATGTACCCGTGCCTACTCAACATTTGTTCAAGCGTTGGTTTGAATCGAGACACATCGAATCCGTGAGGAAGAGATGTATTCTCTTAATCCCACCAACACCGAACTTTTCTCCCTCTTCTTATTTTCCTCGTCTCAGCTGCTCTCCTCCTCTCCTCACGACCTATATATCCTCAACCTCTCACGCGCATTACTCAACAACTCGGACA encodes the following:
- the LOC104755835 gene encoding uncharacterized protein LOC104755835 isoform X2; this translates as MSTQKQVVTLRDLVEEAKKRIVIVVICVVGLSYLMSLTSSSVWVNLPAAACLIILLRYFSFDIEMKRKAAAYNNKPPSLNAPTLNKTPDLPKAAPRSDWRSKVNSQVVEDAIDHFTRHLVSEWVLDLWYSRITPDKQGPDELVFIINDVLGEISRRFRNVNLIDLLTRDLIDIVCRRVELFRECQAKIERQQKRSLSFEDRDSELRRVMAADDKLHPALFSPESEHKVLQHIMNSLISLTFRPEDLHCAFFHYTLRELLACCVIRPVLNLANPRFINERIEGAVMSRIKTSNRSSAAEEASPSEDLSDLSPDHFSRYLDPSVTGVELVNLKNEQQKNSKRKSATDKQHLTDLSKDPLLSLDTQSSRSWNSLPSTSKIGDGSKHPQGHRGGEGWGDVLDMMSQRKTANLAPEHLESVWAKGRNYKKKEDEKVVERVPPRWSSKESSNDGYLSENTANSRISNQPKVVNTESHLSSYSSAEEDEEQTKSSHSSTSEDEETVTGLNSPGTRVWDGRTKKNLAVSRIHHPLENSGHSFKKTSKGHGRYQQGPRHQSGRKRSRISGHIIDDDDSNDSEDGSLARSFSGMSATSSASYVSAAESDVPNAPKSSLLVDSFAKLRCQVLGANIVEGSSKMFAVYSIAVTDESNHSWSIKRRFRHFEELHRRLKVFPEYNLHLPPKHFLSTGVDIPVIKERCVLLDEYIKKLLQLQRISGSIEVWDFLSVDSQTYAFSSSFSIIETLTVKHVSKTSTVATNMGNMTEATPGSLPWRENPSSENGKPGQHLRNNVMVDDVKSKVKTLGNDHMKTPYLDVRNSKENGGQKVGTQHADDVDFAGLPTEWVPPKLTLPLLDLVDVVFQLQEGGWIRRKAFWVAKQILQLGMGDALDDWVLEKICLLRRGTVVASGIQRVEQILWPDGIFMTKHPKRQQQSGSSEEEQRQEAERRAKFVHELMIEKAPATIVSLIGQKEYEQCAEDLYFFLQSSVCLKQLAFDLLELLLLSAFPEMEQAFKQLHYEKHLFGQYTPPN
- the LOC104755835 gene encoding uncharacterized protein LOC104755835 isoform X1; the encoded protein is MSTQKQVVTLRDLVEEAKKRIVIVVICVVGLSYLMSLTSSSVWVNLPAAACLIILLRYFSFDIEMKRKAAAYNNKPPSLNAPTLNKTPDLPKAAPRSDWRSKVNSQVVEDAIDHFTRHLVSEWVLDLWYSRITPDKQGPDELVFIINDVLGEISRRFRNVNLIDLLTRDLIDIVCRRVELFRECQAKIERQQKRSLSFEDRDSELRRVMAADDKLHPALFSPESEHKVLQHIMNSLISLTFRPEDLHCAFFHYTLRELLACCVIRPVLNLANPRFINERIEGAVMSRIKTSNRSSAAEEASPSEDLSDLSPDHFSRYLDPSVTGVELVNLKNEQQKNSKRKSATDKQHLTDLSKDPLLSLDTQSSRSWNSLPSTSKIGDGSKHPQGHRGGEGWGDVLDMMSQRKTANLAPEHLESVWAKGRNYKKKEDEKVVERVPPRWSSKESSNDGYLSENTANSRISNQPKVVNTESHLSSYSSAEEDEEQTKSSHSSTSEDEETVTGLNSPGTRVWDGRTKKNLAVSRIHHPLENSGHSFKKTSKGHGRYQQGPRHQSGRKRSRISGHIIDDDDSNDSEDGSLARSFSGMSATSSASYVSAAESDVPNAPKSSLLVDSFAKLRCQVLGANIVEGSSKMFAVYSIAVTDESNHSWSIKRRFRHFEELHRRLKVFPEYNLHLPPKHFLSTGVDIPVIKERCVLLDEYIKKLLQLQRISGSIEVWDFLSVDSQTYAFSSSFSIIETLTVKHVSKTSTVATNMGNMTEATPGSLPWRENPSSENGKPGQHLRNNVMVDDVKSKVKTLGNDHMKTPYLDVRNSKENGGQKVGTQHADDVDFAGLPTEWVPPKLTLPLLDLVDVVFQLQEGGWIRRKAFWVAKQILQLGMGDALDDWVLEKICLLRRGTVVASGIQRVEQILWPDGIFMTKHPKRQQQSGSSEEEQRQEAERRAKFVHELMIEKAPATIVSLIGQKEYEQCAEDLYFFLQSSVCLKQLAFDLLELLLLSAFPEMEQAFKQLHYEKHLFGQYTPPN
- the LOC104755836 gene encoding 60S ribosomal protein L37-1; the protein is MGKGTGSFGKRRNKSHTLCVRCGRRSFHIQKSRCSACAYPAARKRTYNWSVKAIRRKTTGTGRMRYLRNVPRRFKTGFREGTQATPRNKAAAASSS
- the LOC104755837 gene encoding uncharacterized protein LOC104755837; amino-acid sequence: MMKPSAKSIQRVGRFLRKTLGSIKSTICSRDYKNLPNNTPLLSPFSYSRRCPEDSQTKGTYTVICCDTAVADNTLKKSLNEQHKKKPKKVAAEPLEDAKKRGDALAQKMKDLNMVDLRDVEHSLDVREALRCYSSIRSPVYLDIVDNFFTDMYYEFSDPRTSATINGSRRKAGSFRL
- the LOC104755838 gene encoding uncharacterized protein LOC104755838, yielding MFTDCKIPKTSQISDGQIKNEIRRWIRRSQGGELLVLIAGDEDYLVVLEELRASGKDLHVFLIYPENGTHKVIRRFEVEGRESLEDFLSEAQGGTSGDDDDESGDGDGSGGGGGGSGSKKGGGGSKGFRDT